Within Actinosynnema pretiosum, the genomic segment CGCCGGGGAGGGTGGCGGACTGGGGAAGCGCGCGGGTCAGGCGCAGGCCGTTCCGTTCAGCACGGGAGACGTGAACGGGGGCGTGCCGCCGCTGAAGCTCGCCGAGTAGCCGGTGGTCGCGGTTCCACCGGTGGCGATCCCGCCGTTCCAGGACGCGCTGGTGACCCGGACCTGGTCGCCCAGGTCGGTCCACGTCCCGCTCCAGCCCTGGGAGACGGCCACACCGGGTGCGGAGAACTCCAAGGTCCAGCTCTGGAGCGCCGGACCCCGGTTCTCGATCACCACCTCGCCGGTGTAGCCGCCCGACCACGAGCTGACCACCCGGTGCCGCACCACGCAGGCCGCGCCGTTCGGCGGGGGCGTGGTGGTGGTCGTGGTGACGCGCGTGGTCGTGGTGGTCGTCGTTGTCGTCGTCGGGACGGGGCCCGCGGCCACCGCCATGTCGTACGCGCGCTGCGGCACGAACTGGCCCGCGCCCGCGATGCAGCCGTCCGCCTCGCCCGGGATCTTCACCCACAGGAAGGCGTCGATCTGCGAGTCGCCGGTGTTCCTGGTGCTCGGGGTGCCGATCGCGCGGCCGGGCGGGTCGCACCACTCGCTGCCGAGCGGTCCGTTGCCGTTGCGGCTGGTGTCGACGACGGCCTTGAGCCTGCCGTCGCCGAGCGCGTTCAGGGTGGCCTTGGCGAACGCCACCTCGTCGGCGGTGCGGCGGTAGTTGGAGACGTTGGTCGCGATGCCGTCCGCGCTGGTGGAGACCTCCGCCGCGCGCAGCCGGTTCGCGGCCTCGGCCGGGGTCAGCCAGGCCGAGTGGCCGATGTCGAAGTACACCTTCGCCTGGCCCGACGCGGCCTTGAGCGCCTTGCCCGCGTAGGCCATCGACGCGCGGGTCTCGGCCTGCTGGGACGCGCTCTGGCAGGTGCTCATGATCGGGAGGACGTCGGGTTCGAGGATGATCGCGGCCGGGCGGCCCGCGAGTCCCGCCGCGAACTGGTCGACCCACTGCCGGTAGGCGCTGTGCGAGGGCGCGCCGCCGCCGCTCGCGCCGCCGCAGTCGCGGTTGGGGATGTTGTAGACCACCAGGATCGGGGTCTTGCCCGCCGACGCCGCCGCCGAGGTGTGGGCGTCCACCTCGGAGCGGATCGTGGACATGTTGGTCGTGGTGAACCACCTCGCCTGGGGGACCGAGGCGACGCGGTCGCGGATGACGGCGGCCCTGCTGTCGTTCGGGTTCGCCGCCACCCACCTGGCCGCGCTGGTCGCCGGGTCGGAGTAGAACTCCGAGTCCGCCGC encodes:
- a CDS encoding glycoside hydrolase family 6 protein; translated protein: MRSTTTARGNGATPSKSRRGKVAAGALSSALVAAATAIATGTASPAAVAADSEFYSDPATSAARWVAANPNDSRAAVIRDRVASVPQARWFTTTNMSTIRSEVDAHTSAAASAGKTPILVVYNIPNRDCGGASGGGAPSHSAYRQWVDQFAAGLAGRPAAIILEPDVLPIMSTCQSASQQAETRASMAYAGKALKAASGQAKVYFDIGHSAWLTPAEAANRLRAAEVSTSADGIATNVSNYRRTADEVAFAKATLNALGDGRLKAVVDTSRNGNGPLGSEWCDPPGRAIGTPSTRNTGDSQIDAFLWVKIPGEADGCIAGAGQFVPQRAYDMAVAAGPVPTTTTTTTTTTRVTTTTTTPPPNGAACVVRHRVVSSWSGGYTGEVVIENRGPALQSWTLEFSAPGVAVSQGWSGTWTDLGDQVRVTSASWNGGIATGGTATTGYSASFSGGTPPFTSPVLNGTACA